A genomic stretch from Terriglobus sp. RCC_193 includes:
- a CDS encoding multicopper oxidase family protein: protein MSTRRSFLQRTAAWSAALLAAGREGKAEIVASVPQNPGPQVHARGGYLGTASGSLSKLDTGAKPSGTAPVITTEVGDLPFQMDGDVKVFHLTASVFRQQIAPQKWADVWGFNGSAPGPTIQVTQGDKIRVIYKNELPESTSIHWHGFEDTIGNDGMPGISQEPIKPGESYTYHFTIKQEGTFFYHSHMAMQEMAGMLGAVIMHPRVPYRPHCEKDYLIHLQEFALLANQTIPDTMKMEYNWLLLNGKASPATTPLIVKQGERIRIRFVNMGMDHHPMHVHGHTFYTTGTEGGRIPETAWWPGNTVLVGVGQSRDVEFVADNPGDWMLHCHLPHHMMNQMVTQVGPMTRPMNMDTAAKPASRNGDSALADTDMDPSMMGMMQQQMDGSPRMSAQQRKQQNAFDTSHEGMMQQMQETAPNAENVPNYPQDALMEGPMMTMDALVNRPENLGLRTNWSRFMQGMMTFVRVLPAEQYDRVIAAMRAANRSNDPFVSLYGGAATSAVAKVEEVRR from the coding sequence ATGTCGACACGCAGATCGTTTCTGCAGCGCACGGCTGCATGGTCGGCGGCATTGCTTGCCGCTGGGCGCGAAGGTAAGGCCGAGATTGTGGCCTCTGTTCCGCAGAATCCGGGGCCGCAGGTGCATGCCAGGGGCGGATACCTTGGGACAGCGAGTGGCTCGCTTTCAAAATTGGATACAGGCGCAAAGCCGTCGGGTACGGCTCCCGTCATCACCACCGAGGTGGGAGATTTGCCGTTTCAGATGGATGGCGATGTCAAAGTGTTCCACCTGACTGCCAGCGTCTTTCGCCAACAGATCGCGCCGCAGAAGTGGGCGGATGTCTGGGGCTTTAACGGTAGTGCGCCGGGACCGACGATCCAGGTCACGCAGGGCGATAAGATTCGTGTGATCTATAAGAACGAACTGCCCGAGTCGACCTCAATTCACTGGCACGGATTTGAAGACACCATCGGCAACGATGGTATGCCCGGCATCAGCCAGGAGCCCATCAAACCCGGTGAAAGTTATACGTATCACTTCACCATTAAGCAGGAAGGCACCTTCTTCTATCACTCGCACATGGCCATGCAGGAGATGGCAGGCATGTTGGGCGCGGTGATCATGCATCCACGTGTGCCTTATCGTCCGCACTGCGAGAAGGACTACCTGATTCACCTGCAGGAGTTCGCGCTGCTTGCAAACCAGACGATTCCCGACACCATGAAGATGGAGTACAACTGGCTGTTGCTGAACGGCAAGGCCAGCCCCGCAACAACGCCGCTGATTGTGAAACAGGGTGAGCGTATTCGTATTCGCTTTGTGAATATGGGCATGGATCATCATCCGATGCATGTGCATGGACACACGTTCTATACGACAGGCACCGAGGGTGGCCGCATTCCAGAGACGGCGTGGTGGCCGGGCAACACGGTGCTGGTCGGCGTGGGGCAATCCCGCGATGTGGAGTTTGTTGCGGACAATCCCGGCGACTGGATGCTGCACTGCCATCTACCGCACCACATGATGAACCAGATGGTGACGCAGGTGGGGCCGATGACGCGCCCCATGAATATGGACACGGCCGCAAAGCCTGCATCGCGCAATGGTGATAGTGCATTGGCTGACACCGACATGGATCCATCCATGATGGGCATGATGCAGCAGCAGATGGACGGTTCGCCGCGTATGAGTGCGCAACAGCGCAAGCAGCAGAATGCCTTTGACACCAGCCACGAAGGCATGATGCAGCAGATGCAGGAGACAGCGCCAAACGCAGAAAACGTGCCGAACTATCCGCAGGACGCGCTGATGGAAGGGCCGATGATGACGATGGATGCACTGGTCAATCGGCCGGAGAATCTTGGCCTGCGCACAAACTGGAGTCGATTCATGCAAGGCATGATGACGTTTGTACGCGTGTTGCCTGCCGAGCAATATGACCGCGTGATTGCTGCGATGAGGGCTGCCAATCGTTCGAACGATCCATTCGTTTCGTTGTATGGAGGCGCTGCAACGAGTGCTGTCGCAAAGGTCGAGGAGGTGCGTCGATGA
- a CDS encoding TolC family protein, producing the protein MKMHFLVLVCVMASGAAAAQSMEGMHHDHAAMQQQQQNLPVTSEPLVYPMQAVQEPEALELRTGENLPAPELLKDVANKPAMTLAQWLDLAESHQPSLMEARATVKRSEQQARQVALPPDPVVGYSGEHIRGGNYHGGEQGAFLSQEIVLGRKLALRRDVVRAEGRANEHAVEVQRARVHNDVAQRFFDALSAQVFVTIHERMLKRAEDAQVNAHELMRVGQADAADVLKAEIQAEQAKMDFVDAQRMFLASFGRLAATAGVPAMSAQPLDGRLAEPPQMDVQDVMRKGVEDSPAVKQAAASVAIAEAQVKSAKRESVPDMKITAGEWYSGERLDGTNKAAGWMGFAQAGVQLPLWNRNQGNVGAAKAELSRAQAAVVRTQMWTRERAEPIAQQYEQARFSAERYRTQMLPRARRAYELEVMKYQQMGQAYPKVLESQALLYELQLGYVKALHEEWSAAIALENFTLDGALEKPVSIGADDLMRNLPSSAGN; encoded by the coding sequence ATGAAGATGCATTTTCTGGTACTGGTATGTGTGATGGCAAGTGGTGCGGCTGCAGCGCAGTCGATGGAAGGCATGCATCATGATCATGCTGCGATGCAACAACAGCAACAGAACTTACCTGTAACTTCGGAGCCGCTTGTATATCCCATGCAGGCAGTGCAGGAGCCGGAGGCGCTGGAGCTTCGCACAGGCGAGAATCTGCCTGCGCCGGAATTGCTGAAGGACGTCGCAAACAAACCTGCGATGACGTTAGCGCAATGGCTGGATCTTGCAGAGTCGCATCAGCCTTCGCTCATGGAAGCGCGTGCAACGGTAAAACGCAGTGAACAGCAGGCTCGGCAGGTGGCATTGCCGCCCGATCCTGTGGTTGGATACTCCGGCGAACATATTCGTGGTGGCAACTATCACGGCGGCGAGCAGGGCGCGTTTCTTTCGCAGGAAATTGTGTTGGGACGGAAGCTCGCATTGCGTCGTGATGTAGTGCGCGCGGAAGGCAGAGCGAATGAGCATGCTGTGGAAGTGCAGCGAGCCCGCGTGCATAACGATGTAGCGCAGCGGTTTTTCGACGCGTTGAGTGCGCAGGTTTTCGTGACGATTCATGAACGCATGTTGAAGCGTGCAGAAGATGCGCAGGTGAATGCGCATGAGCTGATGCGTGTGGGACAGGCTGATGCGGCGGATGTGTTGAAAGCTGAAATACAGGCAGAGCAGGCGAAGATGGATTTTGTGGATGCGCAGCGAATGTTTCTTGCATCGTTTGGAAGGCTTGCTGCTACGGCAGGCGTGCCTGCGATGAGTGCTCAGCCATTGGATGGAAGATTGGCGGAGCCTCCGCAGATGGATGTGCAGGATGTGATGCGCAAGGGTGTGGAAGATAGTCCCGCGGTGAAGCAGGCGGCGGCCTCGGTTGCGATTGCAGAAGCGCAGGTGAAATCCGCAAAGCGCGAGTCGGTCCCTGATATGAAGATCACTGCAGGTGAATGGTATTCCGGCGAACGGCTGGATGGAACGAACAAAGCAGCAGGTTGGATGGGATTTGCGCAGGCGGGAGTGCAGTTGCCGTTGTGGAATCGCAACCAGGGAAATGTTGGTGCGGCTAAGGCGGAACTCTCGCGTGCGCAGGCTGCGGTGGTTCGTACGCAGATGTGGACACGCGAACGCGCAGAGCCGATTGCACAACAGTATGAGCAGGCGCGCTTCTCGGCAGAACGATATCGCACGCAGATGTTGCCAAGAGCACGCAGGGCGTATGAATTGGAAGTAATGAAGTATCAGCAGATGGGACAGGCATATCCCAAAGTGCTTGAGTCACAGGCGTTGTTGTATGAGTTGCAGCTTGGTTATGTGAAGGCGCTGCACGAGGAATGGTCAGCGGCAATTGCACTGGAAAACTTTACGTTGGATGGAGCACTGGAAAAGCCTGTCAGCATCGGTGCGGACGATCTGATGCGGAATCTGCCTTCGAGTGCGGGGAATTGA